From the Salarias fasciatus chromosome 16, fSalaFa1.1, whole genome shotgun sequence genome, one window contains:
- the crfb2 gene encoding cytokine receptor family member b2 produces the protein MERLLWMLPWLPLVLSAVGELPKPVNVTLVSEGFSHLVKWEPGAGTPAQAYYQVSITTERSASEDVVSGCERVQHQLLCNLTEAWSDPTQTYIILVRAALDQQASQPAYAPRFKPLDHMDQPLLTVTHCRRDLCVDLQPPVERYRDVYDRLHYHLQIKSREWDEARFRDEPPIKTQGLRGQTLKNLLPGRLYCVSVSFWEILEETKSNFSKPVCEFSAISTPEGFWILASLVLLMVFVGIVASLLIFTGFICLRDTTLPSVLASIRHTEERLAAACSPSLASLWSVKPCDADKASRSSSSDLSDQEGGTEDVAQSAGSAYELKAGTASLRSSSSSSSCQPEPKHGDFSVRVPEPVVSAPRSQRGADEEEDEEGEEGDGQEVNLLSLRLGRFEEMEDRENLLSAEDESPAPLSPAWFPEDGASEPASGCSEEEPDDDSGYTRRPRINVQRKFK, from the exons ATGGAGCGTCTCCTCTGGATGCTGCCATGGCTTCCTCTGGTCCTGTCAG CTGTGGGTGAGCTTCCAAAGCCTGTCAACGTCACCCTCGTCTCAGAAGGGTTCAGTCATTTAGTGAAATGGGAGCCTGGAGCAGGAACTCCTGCTCAGGCGTATTACCAAGTCAGCATTACAACAGAGAG GTCGGCGTCGGAGGACGTGGTGTCCGGCTGCGAGCGCGTTCAGCACCAGCTGCTCTGTAACCTGACGGAGGCCTGGTCCGACCCCACGCAGACCTACATCATCCTGGTCAGAGCCGCGCTGGACCAGCAGGCCTCACAGCCAGCGTACGCCCCCAGGTTCAAACCTCTCG ATCACATGGACCAGCCGCTGCTGACCGTCACGCACTGCCGCAGAGATCTGTGTGTGGACCTTCAGCCTCCCGTCGAGCGCTATCGAGACGTCTACGACCGGCTCCACTACCACCTCCAAATCAAGAGCCGCGAGTGGGATGAGGCTCGCTTCCGAGACGAA CCTCCCATCAAAACTCAAGGTCTGAGGGGGCAGACTCTCAAGAACCTGCTTCCTGGAAGACTATACTGCGTCTCGGTGAGCTTCTGGGAAATCCTGGAGGAGACGAAGTCCAACTTCAGCAAACCTGTGTGTGAATTCTCCGCAATTTCAACCCCTGAAG GCTTTTGGATCCTAGCTTCGCTGGTCTTGCTGATGGTCTTTGTGGGGATTGTTGCCTCCCTGCTCATCTTCACTGGTTTCATCTGTTTGAGAGATACAACACTGCCTTCAGTCCTG GCATCCATCCGTCACACCGAGGAGAGACTGGCGGCCGCCTGCAGCCCGTCCCTGGCCTCGCTGTGGAGCGTGAAGCCGTGCGACGCCGACAAGGCGTCCAGGTCGTCGTCCTCGGACCTCAGCGACCAGGAGGGCGGCACGGAGGACGTCGCTCAGAGCGCCGGCAGCGCCTACGAGCTGAAAGCGGGCACCGCCAGCCTTCGgtcctcttcctcgtcttcgTCCTGCCAGCCCGAGCCCAAACACGGCGACTTCTCCGTCCGGGTACCGGAGCCCGTCGTCTCGGCTCCCAGAAGCCAGCGCGGCGCcgacgaagaggaggacgaggagggcgaAGAGGGAGACGGCCAGGAGGTCAACCTGCTGTCGTTAAGACTCGGGAGGTTtgaggagatggaggacaggGAGAACCTCCTCTCAGCGGAGGACGAGTCTCCCGCGCCGCTCTCGCCCGCCTGGTTTCCGGAGGACGGAGCCTCAGAGCCAGCTTCGGGCTGCAGCGAGGAAGAGCCGGACGACGACTCGGGCTACACCAGACGCCCCAGAATCAACGTCCAACGCAAATTCAAATAG
- the LOC115403701 gene encoding interleukin-10 receptor subunit beta-like isoform X1, whose amino-acid sequence MPPSLTALILLCSAFSGSTATLGSPNNVRLSSYNMNLVLRWDRPEGEASDLLYTAEYKNQISSYKTGCLNISALECDFTPLHLSVYGRYMGRVQAVRGAESSAWVESSPLTLDRDTVIGPPSVSLVSNGATVEVSIKDPMFQISDLRNVYGEPDYNVTHWKSSRNETARKSQITQQTRLVLDDLDAWSRYCVQVQLKTGIDSRTSLPSNVTCQSTAGAGSTGSWLLSAGHGAPWLAAVLVLVGVSLAVALVVVVVRKRKSISRFLFPKDTLPQCLKESLPALPVSTPHPVKELHPGEELCDQVLLVTGGGGVEEEETQPDAGDASAPLRS is encoded by the exons ATGCCTCCTTCTCTGACTGCTCTTATTCTGCTGTGTTCGGCGTTCAGCGGGTccacag CGACCCTCGGCTCACCGAACAACGTCCGCCTGAGTTCCTACAACATGAATCTGGTGCTGCGGTGGGATCGACCTGAAGGAGAAGCCAGTGACCTGCTCTACACCGCCGAGTACAA AAACCAAATCTCATCCTACAAAACGGGCTGCCTCAACATCTCCGCCCTGGAGTGCGACTTCACCCCTCTCCACCTCAGTGTGTATGGAAGGTATATGGGCAGAGTGCAGGCAGTCCGGGGCGCCGAGAGCTCCGCCTGGGTGGAAAGTTCCCCCCTCACCTTGGACAGAGACA CCGTCATCGGTCCGCCGAGCGTGTCTCTCGTCTCCAATGGAGCAACGGTGGAAGTCAGCATCAAAGACCCCATGTTCCAGATTTCTGATCTGAGGAACGTGTACGGCGAACCCGACTACAACGTCACGCACTGGAAGAGCTCCCGGAATGAAACG gcgAGGAAAAGCCAGATCACACAGCAGACCCGGCTGGTCCTGGACGACCTGGACGCCTGGAGCCGGTACTGCGTGCAAGTTCAGCTCAAGACCGGCATCGACTCCAGAACCAGCCTGCCGAGCAACGTCACCTGCCAGAGCACCGCCGGGGCAG GGAGCACTGGCAGCTGGTTGCTCTCTGCAGGGCACGGCGCTCCCTGGCTGGCGGCTGTGCTGGTGTTGGTCGGCGTTTCCTTGGCGGTGGCTCTGGTGGTGGTCGTGGTGAGGAAACGGAAAAGCATCTCCAGATTTCTCTTCCCGAAAGACACACTGCCTCAGTGCTTAAAGGAG TCTCTGCCGGCTCTTCCCGTCTCCACGCCGCATCCGGTGAAGGAGCTGCACCCCGGAGAGGAGCTCTGCGACCAGGTGCTCCTGGTGACGGGAGGCGGgggcgtggaggaggaggagacacagcCGGACGCGGGGGACGCCTCGGCGCCTCTGCGTTCCTGA
- the LOC115403701 gene encoding interleukin-10 receptor subunit beta-like isoform X2 — protein MPPSLTALILLCSAFSGSTATLGSPNNVRLSSYNMNLVLRWDRPEGEASDLLYTAEYKNQISSYKTGCLNISALECDFTPLHLSVYGRYMGRVQAVRGAESSAWVESSPLTLDRDTVIGPPSVSLVSNGATVEVSIKDPMFQISDLRNVYGEPDYNVTHWKSSRNETARKSQITQQTRLVLDDLDAWSRYCVQVQLKTGIDSRTSLPSNVTCQSTAGAGHGAPWLAAVLVLVGVSLAVALVVVVVRKRKSISRFLFPKDTLPQCLKESLPALPVSTPHPVKELHPGEELCDQVLLVTGGGGVEEEETQPDAGDASAPLRS, from the exons ATGCCTCCTTCTCTGACTGCTCTTATTCTGCTGTGTTCGGCGTTCAGCGGGTccacag CGACCCTCGGCTCACCGAACAACGTCCGCCTGAGTTCCTACAACATGAATCTGGTGCTGCGGTGGGATCGACCTGAAGGAGAAGCCAGTGACCTGCTCTACACCGCCGAGTACAA AAACCAAATCTCATCCTACAAAACGGGCTGCCTCAACATCTCCGCCCTGGAGTGCGACTTCACCCCTCTCCACCTCAGTGTGTATGGAAGGTATATGGGCAGAGTGCAGGCAGTCCGGGGCGCCGAGAGCTCCGCCTGGGTGGAAAGTTCCCCCCTCACCTTGGACAGAGACA CCGTCATCGGTCCGCCGAGCGTGTCTCTCGTCTCCAATGGAGCAACGGTGGAAGTCAGCATCAAAGACCCCATGTTCCAGATTTCTGATCTGAGGAACGTGTACGGCGAACCCGACTACAACGTCACGCACTGGAAGAGCTCCCGGAATGAAACG gcgAGGAAAAGCCAGATCACACAGCAGACCCGGCTGGTCCTGGACGACCTGGACGCCTGGAGCCGGTACTGCGTGCAAGTTCAGCTCAAGACCGGCATCGACTCCAGAACCAGCCTGCCGAGCAACGTCACCTGCCAGAGCACCGCCGGGGCAG GGCACGGCGCTCCCTGGCTGGCGGCTGTGCTGGTGTTGGTCGGCGTTTCCTTGGCGGTGGCTCTGGTGGTGGTCGTGGTGAGGAAACGGAAAAGCATCTCCAGATTTCTCTTCCCGAAAGACACACTGCCTCAGTGCTTAAAGGAG TCTCTGCCGGCTCTTCCCGTCTCCACGCCGCATCCGGTGAAGGAGCTGCACCCCGGAGAGGAGCTCTGCGACCAGGTGCTCCTGGTGACGGGAGGCGGgggcgtggaggaggaggagacacagcCGGACGCGGGGGACGCCTCGGCGCCTCTGCGTTCCTGA